From Candidatus Pedobacter colombiensis, one genomic window encodes:
- the lpxA gene encoding acyl-ACP--UDP-N-acetylglucosamine O-acyltransferase, with translation MIQPLAYIHPQAKIADNVVIEPFAVIHKDVEIGEGTWIGSNVVIMDGARIGKNCRVFPGSVISGVPQDLKFAGEVTTAEIGDNTTIRECVTINRGTKDKWKTVIGSNCLIQAYSHIAHDCEVGDYCIFSNSTTLAGHITIGNYVVLAGLVAIHQFVKVGSHAFVTGGSLVRKDVPPYVKAAREPLSYAGINSVGLRRRGFSSEKINEIQEIYRVLFVKHNNVTKALDMIEAEFKPTEIRDEIVDFIRNSNRGVMKGFGSGS, from the coding sequence ATGATACAACCTTTAGCATATATACATCCTCAGGCAAAAATAGCCGATAATGTGGTTATTGAGCCCTTTGCTGTAATTCATAAAGATGTTGAGATCGGTGAAGGAACCTGGATTGGCTCTAACGTGGTGATCATGGATGGAGCCCGTATTGGAAAGAACTGCAGGGTATTTCCCGGGTCAGTAATTTCCGGTGTGCCACAGGATTTAAAATTTGCAGGAGAGGTGACCACGGCCGAGATTGGCGATAATACCACGATTAGAGAGTGTGTGACTATTAATCGGGGCACAAAGGACAAATGGAAGACGGTTATTGGCAGCAACTGCCTGATTCAGGCTTATTCTCATATCGCGCATGATTGCGAAGTTGGTGATTACTGCATATTTTCGAATAGCACGACGCTTGCAGGGCACATTACAATAGGTAATTATGTTGTTCTGGCCGGATTGGTGGCCATCCATCAGTTTGTAAAGGTGGGATCACACGCATTTGTTACGGGTGGTTCATTGGTTAGAAAGGATGTACCACCGTATGTTAAGGCAGCCAGAGAGCCTTTGTCTTACGCCGGGATTAATTCTGTTGGTTTAAGAAGAAGAGGTTTTTCGTCTGAAAAGATCAACGAGATACAGGAAATTTACAGGGTTTTGTTTGTGAAGCACAACAACGTAACCAAGGCTCTGGATATGATAGAGGCCGAATTTAAGCCTACGGAGATCCGTGATGAGATTGTAGATTTTATCAGAAACTCTAACCGTGGTGTAATGAAGGGCTTTGGTTCTGGTAGCTAA